The genomic interval TATTATCCAGAAAGGCTATTATAAAGTATACTATACAGAAGATTTTCTCTTTCCACTATCGTCACAATGGAATTGATCCATAGCCAAGCTTTATAGCTTACCGCACATTACCACAGCTACATTCAACTAAACAtgcataacaaaatatattaccaCGGATAGCATAGCATTTATTCCAATGTTCGGGCGAGTGGCAACTGACCTGGAGTTGCAAAGTGTGGAGCAGGAAGTTCTTCACGATGTCCCCCTCACCCTTGAGGAGGAACGCGATGGCCGACGGGATAAAGTCCCTAATGAACACCTGGTCGTAATTGAGCATCTGGCTCGCCGTGGATGggtcgttcgccgccaccgtccccACTGCGGTGCCGCAGTAGTTCACGACGGAGCGGCCGAGCAGACTCCACGCCTCCTTCTCCTGTGTCGACTCCACCCTGCTCCTCACCGTCTCCACCCAGGCCTTCAGACCCTCCAACTCGTGCTGGCACGCCACCGAATCCTTCTCGGACGCCGCAGGAGGCCCAGGCTCTTCCTCCGGGGGCGGCGCATCGTCGGGTAGCTCCTCGATGGGGGGTGACTCTATTGACGGGGCCGACGAGGCGAGGCTGGCAGCGCGGAAGGGGTCGAAGAGCGGCGGCTTGTAGCCTTCCCCCGTCGAGGAAGCGCCGGAGCCGGATTCCACCGACGTGGAGAgaaggcggcgggcggcgaccgcggcGAGGGGCGCCAACCCCGCCGCGGGGGAGTAGCGGCGTCCCGAGAGGTAGAGGAGCGCGTGCCGCTGCGCGCCCCGGCGGAGGtgggagatggcggcggccgccattGGGCGGAGCGAGCGCGATTTGGATTGCCGAAGAAGAAAGCTTCGGGCTCGATCGGATTCGGAGGCCTTCTGGATTTGCCGACGCCGGAAGCGAGGCTCGAGCCGCCACGCCGGTGTTAATGACAAACTGCGATCAATTCGTTAACCATGGGTCAGTTTCGTTTTTAGGGAAGTGTTAACCTTATGGGTGTCTAGATGAgtctaaaattttgttacttCGTGTCACATttgggccgcgttcgtttggagccgtggtaagttaacttattttgcgcgaaaaacatagtgatagattagtatatgattaattaattattaattattaaaaaaatttaaaataaattaatatgattttttaaaataacttttctatagaaattttttacaaaaagtacACGGTTGAGCCattcgggaaacgtgcgcgcGATAAACaagaggataagttaactaactaCAGGAAAAGAACGCGGCCTTGATgttgaacactaatttaattattattaaatataaactaataaaaaggaatttcataaataagagttAATCTGATAGATGgatttttaaacctaattaatctataatcagtaaatatttactgtggCATCATGTAGgctcgtctcgcaaattagtgcAGGTTACACGTCTTTCCCAACCACCATCGTAGAGCCCTGAGATAAGCCACACGTGTGGCTGTGGCGTGAAGTCGTGGGTGGCGTGTCCGATCCGCACAGTAGGAGAAGGAAATTCGCGTTGGAATAGCCGAGCAAGCAGCTTAGCAGCACCTAGGAGTCATTGTTCagctttttaaaacaaaaggtcTGATGGTACATGTataatcaaattttttatacgtgttCTAATaccgataaaaaataaaagctaaaataaactacgataaaaaactttaaaattaataaatctaaatttcaacttataaacataagaagaaaaaaaaaagataaaagtattACACGGCTTCAACTCTGCCGTCACCCCTGAACCAAACCAGCCCATCTGCCCGTGTAATGTGAAAATATCCTCTGCCCATATGTAATGTAAACATCTGGCCTGCCTTGCTCCATGCCTCCATGAAGGGAAATGGCTCTTGCGCGAACGCTAGCATTTCAAGAGATCGcgaatgtgtttttttaggtCTTGTACTCtttgtcagtttttttattttagcccaccatgtttttttaccaGACAAGTctatacatataatatttatatattgatatgtataaagttcATGTGtctcatatttatatacataaagttgtgtatataatatttatatgtataaaatttgtgtATATAATATTCATATGTGGAAGTTTATACGtagaatatttatatgtagaaagttatatatatatatatatatatatatatatatatatatatatatatatatatatatatatatatataaagtgtgCGTGAACATTTGACCATGGTACAAAGGTTGTATataatttcaatttatttcatacataaaattatatatgtaaggttatgcacaaaattaatacctacaaaatatcatcTAGATGGTATATATGTGCAAATTTCTACGTGTATTCTGTTATATTtctatgtataatatttttatatatgaactttgctataatttttatccttttaaTTTCATCTCGAAATAATGCGTGGCTGCCCCAAGAATTGTACAGTTGCACGCTGATTCGTTAGGGTGAAGCACGCGAATGCGCGCCGATCACGTTGATCTTAGACCACGCCCCCTCAGCCCCCGCTATTTCACTTAcatacatgttttttaaactaaaatttaaatttttaacctataTTTAAAAGTGTTTTCGAGGAATTTTTTGCCGCTGtttcttttctaatttttacttttagactACTGAACACacgtataaaaattatatacataaaattatttttgatcgTTAAAAACTGTTTTACTTGTgcttataaaaagaaaaaaaaaagctaagcGCCGAGCCATGCAGTTCATAGGGTACGCAAGGAGAACACTATAGAGCAATTGCTTGGGTGTTTTATGAAAGAAGCCAAAccgtatatttacaaacgaaaataatttatgaataaaaaatttatatgtgtattcttagcgatataaacgATACAaagtcaatgctaaaaaataaacttcaataaaaaacataaaaattactctaaatttaaagttaaaaaaatttaaattttagattataaacatGAGCATGAGCGTAAACGCGGGGTCCTATTCTAGTATTCAAGCATTCTCCGCTCAGTACTCCCTCTTCCATGACAGAAAATCTATCAATATGTTCCAGTCTACTACTCCCTCAGTCCCTCTGTTCCATGATAGAAAATGAGAGAAAatcaatgaatatgttttgGGTTGAAATTTACTAGTATGCGTATGAACGTAGCATCCACATACGTAGAGATAGCCGAAACACAATGTAATATGTCGTGGAGCGAAGGTAACACTAGGCTGATTATCGTATCACCgatgaaaaaataacatatttataaataaaaattcacgaataaaattatttttacacgtgtattcttagcgatctaaaagctaagaccAAAACATcggtaaaaaaacctcaaaatcaactccaaacttaatattaaaaatttaaattttagcttataatcacCAGCGAAAAGAGGGAGTTGCAAAGCTGTGACATGCCTTGGCTAACATTAGCTGCAAAATTGGGCTTGTTTGGTTAATTACCATAACTTGCCTAAGTTTGCCCTACCTCAAGTTAGCCAAATTTAACACTTGTGACTAAGATTCTATTTTCATGGCCCACATATCTATGATATAAAAAGTGTGACACACTTATCACATGCTAGTTAAAGTGTGACTCTATTTTGTTAGCCAAATCTTAGGCAAGttagctaaaatattatgGCAACCTTAGACAAATTGAGTATGTCATCCAAACAGCCAGGACTGCCTTCAGAATATGTAATACATCACAGCGAGCAAAGAAGAATTTTGGTCATCTTACCGCGACCCTGAGCCACATCACGGTCAAAAATGTTCGTTCTCAGAACAGTACCACTAAACTTTGTTGTGATCGCTATGCTTAAATCTGCAAACCATATCACAAAACTGGGATGAACGTAAGCACATTACATTACTAAAGGCCTATCATTTTAGCGGAAAAACGCAGACTCAGGGTAATCTTTGCATCTCCCTCGGCTGTGTGGAGGCTTCAAATTGCTGGAGATCCTCGTTAGGCAGTTCGGCTAGTGCTTCCCTCAATCCCATACAAATTACTCCTCTGACTCATCCTCGGAGTCATCATATGAATCCATTAAGTCCTCATCTTCTTGTCCTATCTCTTCGTCAACATCttttccctcctcctctgccccTTCTTTGGCTACTGTATTATGAGGGGGCAAAATGAACCAaaggaaaagataaaaaaaacacaaagacacatttcacatgaatttctgcaAAGCACCACAGCATGTAGGAAACTCACCAGGTTCAGGGTATAGCACAGCTCCTGAACATAACCCAGATTCAACTTTAACCAAGTGCAGTGTCATCCTTGGTCCGATCTCCTGGAGTCTGACTGCGCTTTTTCTGGATGCTCGGTTTAATTTGTCAACATCACTAGCTAGATTTACAGTTGCTGCTTCATCGTCAGCTTCACTTTCTGATCCGTATCCAGCTCTGGCAAATGGAGCAGTACACGGACAGGGaacattataaaaataaaacataaagagGGCAAGTAAAACCAGACCCATTTTCTGCATTtcattatcaaaataaatgtACTCAGATAGCAAACACCTAGAATAGATTCATTTCCATTCtcaaacatgaaaatatttaacaaaattGACTAATGGTTCTATGCTCTTCCAAAAACAAGATCACATATCCCCAATGAATTGCTAATTTGTAGTGACAGCACAGTGGATAGTTGCATATTAATCCTCAAGCTGGTCTAGAATATAATACTTTCAACTTTTGTTGAGAAATCTGTGATGGCTATTAGTGTTGTGATGCTATATTAGATAAgaccattttattttaactgTCAGGTCGCTCAAAGGAGGAGTTAGAATTCTCACACATTCTATAATTTCTACATATGTCCTGGATGTTAGATACAAAGCATCTACAGAGCAATGCTGCCGAGGATTTCATCATTTTAAACCATTGAGGGTTTCCTAATAAATTTGAGTCTTTGTTTGCAATTTTGCATTTCTCCTTAACAATGTTTTATTCACAACTGATTAAAGCAGCAGAGTGTTAACATATTTCTAAGATACTTCACAATACCCCATTATACTTAATTTAAACGAGGAGTTAATCCTTACTTTGTCACATAATCGCTAACATCTTTCAGTTCCCTTAGGTCTGGCACTTGATTGTTCTGCATGAGCTTTCTAATCTTGCGGGTAACACCAACAGGCTGGAGCTTGATGGAGTAATGCCTGAAATCAataatttccttttctttgtcGAATTGTAACAACAAAATTCTTTGACAGGTTGAAAGTTTAACCTGCCatgtaaaacataaaatcattttacatatgctagaaaataagaCAATTAAGTTCCATCCTGAAGATACAACTCTGCTACTTACAGTTGCTGGATCAACAGAGGGGACTATGTACTTAAAGAACTCAACCAAACTCTTGTAAGGCTTGTCAAGACCCCCAAAGCCACCGAGTACGGTCTGCCAAAACCACATGATTCCGCAAAGTAAGATATCAGGTCGCAGTATCCCAAACGATGCTATTACGAAAACCACAAGAAGAAAAGCAACGGCATATACCAGAGGTGAGTTCTTGAATATCTCTGGGGGGCACCTTGGTCGCTTCTGTGAGTTTGCAATGTCAGCAGCGAGAGCATACTCCTTTATCTGAAATGTGTAGGTAGGACCCTGAGGTGTCGTCGCCAAGCGCAAGTGCGGCGAGCTCTTGGGATTTGTGAGGATCATGAAATGTGTCACACCCAGTGGCCCGGAGACATTGATGAAGTCCTTAAGGTTGTTCCGTTTTTTCTCCTGTTGATTGTTTCAGTGGAAAAACACAGGATTGCGGCTCGTGACCACGCCAAGACATCTCAACAATGGATTGGTGCTGCGACGGAGGAAGAGCAAGGATATGGCACCTTGAGATTTAGGGCGGTGTAGGGGAGCATGACCTTGCGGAGGTCCTGCTGGAGGTGGCGGAGGGTGGAGGGCAGCTTGCCGCGGGAGAACACGAAGCTCTTGGGGATCCTCGCGCCGCTGACCTGGTCCacgttcgccatcgccgcctgcTGCTTCCGCGCCACCGACGCCGGCATCTTCCACTTGCCGCCCCCGCCCTTGCccttgccgccgcccccgccgccgccgcgccgcccgttCTTCTGCTCAACACCACAGGTAAACCAAACCGAACAACAATTCAAGCAAACGATGCATGCAGATTTTGGAGGAGCTTCGATTTGAGGGGAGGCACTCACGTTGCGGACTCGCGCCATTGCTGGAGTTTGAGGAGCAGCACCGCCTGCGAcgcgtcgaggaggaggaggaggagagagaagggaaaagGGAGGCTTTGCTTTAGGGTTttggagagaagagaagacgCGATGCGGCGGGccggcgggcgagcgggcggacGGGGCGGGGCCGGGCCGCTTCTCGTTGCGGTGATCTCTCCACTGGGCCGGCGCAATCCGGCATGCCTCATAAGGCTATTACAGTATATCTTATTGGGCTATCAAGCCATTCGCAGGCTACCGGGCTGTCAGCGTGCCGTTTCGGCCCAAGAAAGGCCCACTTACCGCCGTTACCGGCCCGTGAtggaaatgtttatatatcttGGAACGAAGGTAGCAGTAGGTTTTAATCGGCATGAACTCTTGTTCATAAGCTAAGCCGCTATGATTAGAAAACAACTTGTTAATATATGTAATGTCAACAATGTCCATGCAACATCCCTGGCAAATTTCTCACGCactaaattttaggtttttcttAATTATCATTCGATATCAAGGCGCTGGGTTATCAAACTCCAGTAATCAAATCattggtttttaaataaaaataatcggTAAAATGGTGTAATGCCAAGTTCTTTTATGTATGTGATTTTTAACCTATTTCTACAACTTGGCCAAAATCCACCAATCCAGCAATCGAAACAGGATCCACTTATCCACTTTCTAGCGAAACGTTTTTCTTGAACTCGTTTTTTTGGCATCAGGAATTCAGGATCCTGTCGAGTACTATGCAGGCATGCAGCAGAAACattactaaaaacatcatCCTGATATATATGACTCACCTGCTATTAAATCCACAAGTTAAGCAAGTTAGTGAAGAGCAGATCCCaacttcgttttttttttccaatctgTGATGTTCATGTAAGCTCTCCTCGTCGTTGACTCTAGTCATCATTCTTCACAGAACTCTATTTTGCCTTATTAAGGGGTGAGAGGTAAACTTGAAATCTATTTAGGCCTAAAGACAATGGGCCAACAGGGTCCATATACCCAAAAACATCCTCCTAGGCCGTGCTGGGCCTCATCTCCCCTTCTCCACCGCCAAGACGCATCAACACTCATTTTGGAACGTACTCCTACTTTAAAAGGTTTTATATTGTCGATTTGTCCTTTTGTAAGTAGAAGTACAAAACCAGTTTTATTCTGAAAATTACCTGTCGTTACTCCAGCCAAGTATTTTTAGCTATAAgaaacagcaaaaaaaataaaaaagctaCCAAGCAGGCACAAAGAGTGGTGC from Oryza brachyantha chromosome 3, ObraRS2, whole genome shotgun sequence carries:
- the LOC102706461 gene encoding peter Pan-like protein; this translates as MARVRNKNGRRGGGGGGGKGKGGGGKWKMPASVARKQQAAMANVDQVSGARIPKSFVFSRGKLPSTLRHLQQDLRKVMLPYTALNLKEKKRNNLKDFINVSGPLGVTHFMILTNPKSSPHLRLATTPQGPTYTFQIKEYALAADIANSQKRPRCPPEIFKNSPLTVLGGFGGLDKPYKSLVEFFKYIVPSVDPATVKLSTCQRILLLQFDKEKEIIDFRHYSIKLQPVGVTRKIRKLMQNNQVPDLRELKDVSDYVTKAGYGSESEADDEAATVNLASDVDKLNRASRKSAVRLQEIGPRMTLHLVKVESGLCSGAVLYPEPVAKEGAEEEGKDVDEEIGQEDEDLMDSYDDSEDESEE